The Falco biarmicus isolate bFalBia1 chromosome 7, bFalBia1.pri, whole genome shotgun sequence genome contains the following window.
AGCATCTTGCCTGGAGGCTGTCCAGGACTTGCGCTGAGCACCCAACTTTCCCAAGTCTGCCCTTGGctgaaaatgagattaaaataaCTTGTTAGGAGGAAAGGAGCAGAAGTCCAGTTGGCTGTGGTGTTCAAGTGGGGTTAAATCCTCCGAGCCTCCCCTCCTTGCTTGGTAATTCGAGCACTTTGTGAGATAAGGGAAGGTGTCAGTTCAGCAGCATCTGAACTCACACTCGGTTTTGTATGATTTCTGTTTGCTAATCAAAACAAGTTTCTGCTGTGTGTTTCTTATCCCCAGAGGGTGGAACTATCCTCAGAAAATTAAGCCTCTCTTATCTCTTAATGTGTCATCACAACTAATAGCCTGGGGACTGTAAACAAGTTTAAATATCAAAACAATTTGGCTGGTGATTGTCTGTGATTATGGATTAAGAATACTAAATTTGTGCTCGCTGATATTCAAGCTAGATTGAGTACAAGGAGCCAGATCCTCAGCGAGTGTAAGTGGAGCTCAGGGGAGGGAGACTGCTTTGTACCAGCTGAGCATCTGACCCTGGGagcttttcagaagttttcGTTCCTGTCTTTCAAAGTGCCAGATAATACATGGCAAAACGGGGCTGGTCAGCACGAGTGGTGAGGGCCTCCGGCAAAGCCTGGACCATCCTCCCCTCCTCAGACTTCCCAGGAGCTCCGCTTCTGCCAGCCGCACACTCCACCCGAAGCCTTTTTGGGGAGCTCGTAAATAATGACTtagaagagaaattatttaagaTTACAAAACTTTTTCAAGAGCTAGTCAAGGTGCCAGTGATTTCAAAAGCTGACAGATATGTTGGGACAGGTACTTCACGAGGGATGTGCTTTGTATCTTCGATGTGACAAACATACTGCAGTAAATTCACTAAAGtgtgcttgctgctgccttttccaaAGCCCTGCCACTAAGCCATCACCTTTAGCTCAGTTGCTGTTCATGCTGAGAATGAAGAGACAAGTAAGGATTATCTCCTTTGGCTAGAAATGCTTTGCCTTGTTCGCTGGGCTGTTTGCAATGACAGTGGTGTACAACAGATCCCACAGATCTGGGGTGATGGTAGTGCGTATATTTTACAGCACTGCTGGAtctgaaattttccatgttAGTGTCTCCCTCTTTTGGAAGTATTTGTGAGGCCTGACTTATGTTATGGATCGTTCTCTGACATAGGCTGGGTGGTTCTTCAAAGAATCTCACAGgtgagaaactgaggcagagggaGGCTTAAAGTGGATTTCCTATAGATATCTAAGAATTCAGCGGTAATGCAAGGACATGAATAGCGCAAGGAGCGTCCTAACCACCGAACTGTCCTTTCCTCCCCTGTGCAATGCAAAATATGTGGAATACATATCTTTCCATGGCTAGCTTTTTGGAATACGTAGCTTTTCAAAAGGCTGATGTTAAGTTAATAATGAATCTTACAAAATGAAGTAGGAAACACAATAATTTTGATGTGGCAGGAAAGCACTTTCTTAATGAAGTAGTAAGTAAATAACAGGGATAGTTATTAAAGAGCTGGTAAATCTAGTACTCTCTATCCCTCCTGTCTCAGCAGTTCTAGCAGCAGTTCTGGGTAAGCAAAAGGAATGTTTCTGACAagcataaatataaaaagtataaaaaatataaaaggagtAATGTGTCATAAGAATCTTACAAATGTGAAACAAtgtcaaaaaaattaaagcaatttcCAGAAGAGAATAATAAAGGTTGAAAAAAAGTACCCAGAAAGCCAGaaaacttctttattttcttaattggTGTAATTATACTAAAACtgacagcaaatattttcccagtagcaaaaaaaacccccacacttcAGCTATCCAAAATACTACTCTAAGCATGAGATCTGTGAAGGTTAAAGTCTTGAATCTAACATTAGGAGAGTGCTCCTCCTCTCCCAAGGTCAGTTCTTAAATGTGGAGAAGCAATTTTGATTCTGGTCTCCTCACAGTTCAAAGTCAACGCTTACCTCGATTTCAACAGTACTATATTTGGCAGAGTACTAATATAATTGCATTTGGTCCCAGACTTGTCCTGTTTGAACGTTAAATGCCTCTTAATACCAAGCCCACTGTGCTCGCTCTCTCTCGTAGTTTAGGTGATGTATTAAATGGTGAGCAgcctggacctgctggagcaaCTCCTTCAGGGAAACTAATGGTGCCAGTGTCCACACTACAcatgttttgggggttttacttcagataagctttTGTCTGGACCCCTGCTGCCATGAGCTGAAATcgattttattgtttttatagCACATGAAGAGCTCCTGGAGCACATCTTTGGGTGTAGTTTCACCCAAAAAGGATGCAGTTCATGCAGCCCCAGGCTGCATCATAGCATGAGCCAAACAAATAGAGAGCACACAGGCATGAATGCAGCAACTGAGATGATCtccaaaaaaatcacatttttaggATCTAGTGTCCTGAAAGAGTTTGACACTAACTTTATGCTTCACAGTTTGACTTTAGTAAGAAAAGATTGGGGATGTTAATAAGAGGGGTTCAGATGCCCTCATGCTGCCTCTGCTCACATTAATCCTAGAAATGAGATTGTCTAGTGCATGTGGTGCAGTCACCATGTCAAAGTTAAGAGTGTCTGTGGATGCAGTGCGTGTGCAAATCCACCCCATCTGGGGCTCTGCACTGTTCGCTGTGGGTTTATATTCATGTGAATGGGAAACTGCCTAAACCATGGGATGCAGAGAGGCCCACTGTACCTTCTCTGGCTTTTTTCAGAGCCAGAAGGGCTTGACCCACAAGATGCTTGGGTATGACCATATTTCTGTGGGAGCCAGAGTGCTGAATCAAGAGCGCTTGGCTCTTGTGGGAGCCAGTCAGCAAGGACTTCACCCTCCCTTCAAATCCTTGTGTTCCAGGCCTGGGATTTTATCAGATCATATTTGTGATCCCActtgatttttcaaagaaacagtgaaatgcAAACATATGGCCAGAGGGAAAACCTCCCAGTTACTGAACGGGAAAAGAACATGATATCCAAATGACTCATGGCTTTGCGGGTGAAGTAGTGGCTGCGCACCATAGCTTGGGATGCGAGTTTGTGATCTGATGCCACACGGAGTGGATGTGCTTTGGTTGTGAGGTTAGTGTAAATGGCTTCAGTAGGAATTCTCCTGTGACTTCCCAGAGCCAATTTGCTTGTTAAGGTATCACTGACTGTATATGGTGGCAATTAATACGATAGGGAGGGCACCCGTCAGATGCAACCAAGCCGTCCCCTGGACACCAGCTGGGGGCAATATGACAAAGCCCTTCTGCTGCTAGAAGAGGTAGGTCCTGCAGGAGGAGTTGCGGGTGGCTGTGGCTGGAGGAactgtggggacagggacgTTTCTGAGGGCTGGAAGGGAACCTGCAGCGGGGCCACAGGAGCCAGCATCCCTGAGAGGTACCTGGTGCCTCTGAAGCTTTGCTCTCCTGGGGCAGGTTACCTGAAGACCTGCTAGATGAGCATGCTCTGCTGTCTAATGCAGTATCCCTCGGCCTggtgcctcctgctcctgctgactTGATTCTGTCATGGATACCCTCAGGTTACTGGCTCTTtcattcttgttttcctctgaatCACCTGGTGATGCTAAGGTAAAACACGTAAATGCTAACACAAGTGTAAGTATAAAGGCCAGTGGCACCTCCACAGGTCCCCGCTTCTGCCTTACTCACTGCTAATCACTTGTACCTGCTGAATTCAACCAGGACACCCGTTCTAGGAAGCTGCCAGTAGTTACTCACTGTCCTATATACAAACAACTTGCAGATGTGACCAAATGCAAGTTGCTTTGTCTGGATTCTCCATTTTTGCTCTCAGTCTCTCTGTTGCAGGGTTTCCTTACCTCTCCCAGTCCTTTCCACCTTTTGGTGCTCTGGTGGCTGCTCTACAGCTGTGCAGCCCAGGAGCTCGGTGGAGCTGCAGGTCAGGGCTCCCCTCTTGTGACATGTGCTGGGACGCACACACATGTGTCCGTGCAGATTGTGGCCTGTTCTCGAGGAGCGCTCATCACCCTGAACATCTGTGCTGCGTGGGATCTAGCGGGTTTGCTCCATGGGTTACCAGAGGGAGGAATGAGGGAAGTGCCTGTGCCCCCCTTCTCCAAACAAACCCCTCTAAAAGGCAAGAGCTGTTGGGGAGCATTTTTTGCTGCATCCTACCACTGCTTCCTGCAGCAGGAACATCATAGGATATGGTTTACAGCTTGGGAGGTAACAGCAGGGCATTGCCGGAACCCAGCTGTTGGCAGATCGGTTGTCTTTGGGAAACCAGCCAacctttttcagttttctgtggcACTCTAGTTTGCCCATGAGAGCAAAATTTGCAGCATTAGATAAGCACAGATAAATAGAACTTATCCATTTTTACTTGAACAATCAAATGTTTACCCAGGTCTCAGAGTCTGGGTCTCTGGAAGACCAAGAGAGCTCCCTTGTTCGCGgctccagcagtgccagaaGTCAGGGCTGGTCCCATGTTTGAAGAATCCTCTTTTTTGAAGCAGAGGATGAGGCTGCTGCTTGGGAAATGGCTGTATTCTCCCTGCAGGCAGATCGATACACTTCAACTCACTGCACTGCAAGTAACTTTTCCTTGTGCATTAGGAAcgaggaaaataaaaggcaagatggatgttattttggttttgcttccattttgaattatttattagGAAGTCACGGCTGTCTTCCTTCTCAATAGGAGACAAAATGCCTTTGTCTTTGGTgatttttcctattaaaaaagaGGTCTTCCCAGTTTTATTTCCCTCACCCACTTGCTTCTTGGAACTACAGTGTAAATCTAGGGTCTCCACAACTTGACGAGATGGTCTCCTGTAGCCCTAACGCAGGCAAAGTCCCCGCTGACGCTGGTGGAGTCACACCTCATCGGTACATTTCTGACCATTTTTATAACAACATCGCAGATGAGTTATATGTGTTACGGATGATTGCTGCCACAAAAGCAGAGTGTTAATGGAGGGTTATAAGTAATCTACAGGCTAGCTGAATTATCATTTTAATTAAGCATTTACTAAATAGCtagtaaaaatattaatactttCAAAGTGAATTCTTCATATGACGCATTATGGGGCAAAAATTCTTCAATTGGCTCCACTATTAATATGAGTTTGGAAACTCGAACTAACAAtccattttaatgtttttgttccTAAATCCAGGTTATCCTGAAAGGGAGGATAAAGAAACTGGCCACCAAGATGGTAATCACTAGTGGAAATGAAGAAGATAAAGGCagtcaagaaaaggaaagcaaggaagaaaccATCTTGGCAATGCTTGGAATTATTGGGACAATTCTGAACCTCATTGTGATCATTTTTGTGTATATTTACACAACACTGTAAACTAGAAGGCATGCAAATAGACCAGATAAAACAGCCATTAAAAGTGACGACAAACATTGCTGATTATTGACAAGTTGTTTAATCAGAATTGACTCTGTATTATATTAACACATCATAAAagcactgcctgcaggcagcgAAGGCTGAAGCACAATTAATTTAACAAGACTTTTTCACACAGTAACAAGCTTAACTCTCTTGTCCTGCCTACTTCctttcagtttggttttcagtttgGAAGAAAATGACTGCAATTATGTAAGTTGTAGCTTTGAAGAAATCCATCAGGGCTATGTTGTTTTAACACActttgggtgaaaaaaaaaaaaaaagaaagaaagaaagaaagaaagaagctctATGCTATATACAATTAGAAATGCATACTGTATACCCGCAAAGATTGAACTCAAAGATAGCTTCATAGCACAGATCACATGTCTGTTAGgtgaaatgacttttttttcttggttttcgCTTTTATTTACATTGAATCTGACAAGCTTTTTATTTAGAATGAACATATGGTGCAAtcatgaaaaaaacaattcCATTGACCAAGGTCTGCCTAAAACTGATAACATGTTGGGAGAAATACATTAcatggttatttttcttttctcatttgcttAACATTTGTGTCTGTTCATACCagtgtttataaatatatatttttaataaatgtgcTATATTTTTAGCATGAACCAAATATTTGGAGACACTTGTATTCATGCAGCTAAATTTTGTTTGATGAAGTGCCCTTCTTGACAATGGATGTTATTTTTCTCAGCAATTATACAGCAGTCTTGTTTGCAGCCCTCTCACTGTGGTCTGAAGCAAGCTCACATCATGCTCATATGCATGACTTGAAGTTGGAATGTCAGCTGAAAAGCATTGCTGCTTAATACGGGAAATAGCAAAACATTGTAAGGTGACCTTTGGAGACTGGTTGCAGAAAGCAGGCTCTatttatagtttaaaaaaaaaacaaaaaaaaaaacaaaaaacctaatgAAAGGAATATTGAGGCATCtcacaaaaatattacaaaattcACAGAATTTATGACTTTCAGAATCTGGTCACATTCTCTAAGTATTTATACTGAGAGAAGCCAGCAAAGGTTTATGcagctgaaaagagaaatttagAGAGCCTGTAGTGAGGGGCTTAAGCAAAATCGagactgtaaatattttaaatgtgaggATCATTAGCACTATATGATTCTCTGACATGTGCTTTAACTGAGGTCAGTGCAGTGAAGTTGTATGACTTATGTTTTTGACAGGAATGTACAATGATGATGGTcaccatttttcttcagagttcAGTACCTATAAATAtatgaagcattaaaaatatgagAATTCAATTTTGCCTCAAGCTGCCTAAGTACGTTGCCCATTAACTCTGACATATCCTCTTAAAAAATTGTTTACTGACTTGTGGTTTGGATTGCATCCTCAGATGCACAAGGGGGATTACTATTGAAATCAGCTGGAGCTGTAAAAAAATTGATTCTAAAGTCTCAGTCCTGCTCCTCTGGAATCAGTAATAAGCTTTTTCACCAGTTCCTAGGGGCTAAGACTGGTGTCAAAAATATGGAATTTCATTGCAGGATATAAAAACAAGCCCAGAAAACCCTGAGGGGCACCTCTCATAAACAGAGGTGTTTAGTCACTTGTGGGTATCATACATTCAATAACAAATCCACtagaagaagggaaaaggtcagtaaataaataaaaattaaatccaaaatgaaaactgaaggaagaaagaatagaaattaatgaaaacatgacAGGGCGAGAAAATGAGCAGAGATTTGAACCAGCAGagaacagcacagaaagaaagtGCCAAGCGTGCCGGTGTGGTTGAGGAAACATTTGTGTTTGGACGGTGCTGGTGGAGCTGCAGGTCCTGGAGAGGGTGAGAAACATTAGTGGAGAAACAGTTCAGTGGAGCTTGGTGAGGcagattttggtttttaatttataaGTTATTCACAAGTAATTATAAGGAATTAGCAAACTCTGCTTTTTGATCATCCtgaatgggggaaaaaaaaaaaaaggctaaaatatACTTGCCTCcactctgtattttttcttctgggtaAACTACTGCTGATGGCAGCATGTGGCAATGGCATTGGTGCTTATGTCCCAGAGCACACCTGCACGTACCCCAGCCACCAGGCCAACGCCAGCTTGCCCCTTGTGCTGGCAGGGTCCTGTGTCTGCAGATGTTTCTCTCGAACCTCTCCTTCTCCTGAAAACACCAAAGCAATCTTCCTGAGGCTCATATCTGTCTTCTGGAGGGGAAGCCTGGGAAAGGGCAGTGTTTGAGTCAAGAGATGGAGTTCTGATGCCTGATATTTCTTTGCCTCCCTCTGTGTCAAATGATACTACTTGTCATCATCTTGTGGCCATGAAGATGGTTAATGAATGAAATTTCTTAAGTACTTCTATTAATATTACAAATTATAGCTCTGCATTGTAAAACAACATATAACACACCCACCCCCCTAAAGCATCAACTTTTGCTGCTCATCACAGTTACACTCCTTCAGACACACGGATGGGTGGCATCTTCAACAAGACAGGCAGTGCAAATAGCCCAAAGGTGCTTAAGCTGGACTGGTGGATCAGGAAGCCTGAGGACTCTGTGTTTACTCTGCCTTCCCCAACAGAAGACCCATTAGGGGACGAGTTTCCAGCTGCGGGTGTGCTGTCCTTTGCCTGTTAGTCTTGGCGTAGGCAGCgtgttcagctgcctaccacCCTGCGCCCTCCACAGCCGTGTGCCATGTGCTTTGCCACAGGGCTTTTACTGCACTCTGAAATAGGAAGAAAGGTTTATCTCATTCCATAAACAGTTTAACACTTAATATTATAATTTTACAGGTTTCTGTTCACAGATAGTTCTAGAAATATCCTGGGGCAGGTACTTCTTAAGTAGATTCATTAtgtattcatttaaataaaaatgaagagtttTCTTCAAGGGCAatttctttaccttttatttGGTATTCATGAATACTGATATGGGAAAAGTATGTTTTCAAGAATGACTGTGGAAGGGAAATGTTTTGTACAAAGATCTGAAAGTATGCCGACCAGGCAGCTGCACGCAGACCTGCTTTCTGCCGAGTGCCAGCTGGAGCCAAGTTACCCTCATGCTTCTCTACGTGAGCAGTTTTCAGCATGCACCTGGAAGAAATACTCAACCGGGTAACAAATATATTGTAGATACCTTATAGGCAATAACTGCAGTAAAAATAGTTGAATAAAACTTCTTATTACAGGTGCTGAATGATAAATCTGCTTTGGCAGGGAAATAGCTGATAGTCTCATTtttggcttggcttggcttgtaatgcaaataatttccaaagtaaatttttaaaaataaaatattactcCATTAGTGACAGGAAATTTCATGTTTGCATTTGAGTAGAAGGAAATTAATATCCAGTGTCTTAATAAGATATGAAAACATCAACTTTTGCTTCTGTCAACTAAGAATaagattgtatttttaaattatcatcCTATATAGTTTGATGGTTTGTGTTATGGGAGTCAAAGATATTTTCCTGAGGTGACAGGAAAGTGACATTCTCCTTGCTAGTGTCAGATGTGTTGTCGGGTAGGTACAGAAGACTTTCAAGAAAGAAGAAGATAAAACTATTTACGTTACATTATGCACACAACCAagtggagagaaagaagaaaggctaCCGCTCTCACCGGTGGTTCCTATAATTGCCACTGAAAGTTCATCATCTCGGGAATCACATCTTCATACAGGAATATATCTTCTTGTGTGCTGCCTGACAGGGCAGTCTTTTCAGTTACGTACCTTTTGCtccttctgcctgcagctctgcagcagtgtgCAGCTCGTTGCACTTCAGGACAGTTTTTACATGTACCCGGCTTGGGACCCTCTGGAAGCTGCTGTTTTGATTTATTGTGGTGTAAAGGTCTACCATATCATTTTAAGGACAGTCAGTGAACGTCTTTGTGTTATTGTCTGATAACCTAGTAGATACTGTTCTAGTTGAATTCCCAGACCCATCCCTCCCCTGGCCCACAGGTAAAATTTTGATTCAGTAGGCAGCCAAATACAAGAAAAGCTTCAGTTAAGTTGTGATAAAACTTTAGTATGACGCATTGCTTAAGTCCAAGTATCTTATACTTCCGTTTAATCTATATCCTAGAGCTCACCTCAAATGCTCCAGGGTCTCATCCATGTCAGGAGGTCTCATCATTGCTGAGTGAGAACTGATGTTTCAGAGTGCATTGTGGCATAAGCAGAGAACTTGGCCCAGAGAGGGGAATGGGGATAAAAAGTAACTCAATTAAAACTCCAGggaggcagcactgcagaattCACTAAATAGTCTGAGAATTGGCTGGAGTACCTTGTTTCTGGTTAGccagtattttgaagaaaaaaatattattgttccTTGGAAAGTTTCTGGAAGAAATATGTCTAATTGAAAGAAAGAACCTCAGTGAAAATGTTTCAGCAGCAatttccagctgcagccttccaaagaaaacactgacCAGGCCTCCGAGTGACTCTGGCTTGCTTCCCAAGAGTACTTTTTGGCAGCCTAGGAACTCACTGCACATATCCGTaaacacctcttttttttttggtttgggttttttttttttgctgagagGGTTTGTCTTCTTTGGAGCAGAATGCACAGATTTACAAAGATTTACAAATGTAAGGAATAGTACATTatgcagtgggaaaaaaaaaaaaatctgttcacaTTTATTCCCAGCAGATACCCTGCAGACACCCTGCAGAACCTGCGCTGCTTGCATGAATGGGTGTGCATTTTGGAGGCTCTTCCCAAAGGGTCTTACAAACTCAGCGtagctctccttccccaccactgatccaagagaaacaaaacctgtcCAGCGTGGAAACCCTTACGCCAGGCTGAAATCCCACGTGCATCCATATGAATTTACCTACATATGAACCATCTGGTATCCAATAAGACTCTCATTGTCTTAAGCATTAGGTTTGcttatttccatttcagctgGGGACTCAGATGGTGAAAGGTAATTTGTAGGGTTGAAAGCACCCAACCGTTCCTTATGATCCAACTTTATATAATATAGCCTTTACCTAAAAGGTGCCTGTTCATCCTGAAATATGCCTGTGCAGTGCCATGCGCTCAGCGCACAGCCCTCCGTGTGCAGTCTCTCACAGACAGAGCATCCGTGACTGCCAGTGGGGGTGGGTCTGGGCTGTAACTGGCCCCTGCAGCAGGGTTTTGTACCAAAGCCTGGATCCCAAGTCAAGCTCTGTAGACCAACAGGACATCCTGCCTTGTTCATAGATGGTACTTAGCTATGCTTACGGCACTGGGATCCTTTCCTCTGCAAGCAGTACAAATTCAGCCTAACGTGGTCCTTGTGGCACTCCTCTcgtggcagctgcagagcttcCTTCCACCTGGGTGAAAGCAGCTTTGGGCTTCCCTAATGTAAACTAGGGAGCAAAGTCCctcctgcagggcaggaggagcagcaggagcatccATTTCTTGCTGACAACAACCAGGTGACTTGCCTGGAGTGCTGATGAGGACCATTTTCCATCCTATCATCCTACATAGCATGGGAAATGCAGGTTTATCACCTGGGCTCTGGGTTCTTCACAGGCTCAGTTACCAGTTAGACCCAGGCAGATTTGTCTTATGATGCTGAGAATTTGTTATACTCAAATGCCTCCTGGAGCCAGGTCTTCAGGAAACAAAGTCCCTGGTATCTTAATGTGGCCTTGATATCGTGCAGACCTCATCATAATGAGTCTCAGTCAGTCAGTCTCTGGTGGCAAGGTGTTGCTAGTCTAGCATTAGCAAGGGACACCAGACGGGAGCCACGGTGagccagagctggagcagaggaggctggCTGCTTTCCACGATACTTACCTTCTTGAGGAGCAGCAGTATTATGGTGGGTTGATGTTGGTGGTGGgtaaatgcaataaaatgaTTGTGTAGCAGAGGTCTGATTTCTCACTTTCAGTTCCTGCAGACTCAATGGGAAAGACTTTATAAATAATTCTGGCTTTGTCAATTTAAGATATGGATTAAAATTTactatatatgttttcagattttaatgtgctgctttttttcccttaccaATCAATtcaatttcagttttgcagataCTACTCTTATTTCTCTAATAACAATGGCTAATGCAAAAATGTTGGTATTGGATGCATAAGGAAGAATGAAGATGACATTGTCaatgtttaaataatttgttattgTGGGCAGGAAAAGATAGTGGTTTTCTTTGCATCCAGTGAGCATTGTTAGtagtatttttataataattagATACCATTATTTCTGGAGCCTAAAGGAATTCTGTGGGATGAAGTTTCATCATTACAGTTGTactttttcaaacaaatgtCAGCAGAGAAACATATGAAATGTTTGCAttagctaaaagaaaacaaaactgtatgTCAGACATGCAATTTTAGCAGATTAAAACCCAAAAGTAAGACCAAACAATTATCATTCTTACACTCCTGTTGACACTGCGTAATATACACCAGGCCATAATTTAGCTACTCACCCTGCTAAAACTCTGCGTGTACATAACAGATTGAGGGGTAAGTTCTTTTACCTTTAATATGCATGTGAATATGTATTTGCAGGTTTGGGCCATTAGCTGACAGCTGACAACTCAGCTATAGCAACAATGCAACTAATCAGacagggaaaaatacaaaatttccgGTACAATGAGCTATTTCTCTTTGCCTCATTGACCTTAATTTCAGCTGATCTGTTTGAGACTGTATGATTGATGAGAATGACGCTAGAGCCTGCCTAACATAGCCAATGAAGGGATCAAGACAATGGAGGAATATTCAATCTACATTTTCCATCAGAAACTAGGCATTTCCTTAGACTGcttcaaaaaaatctcagtgctgaatgttttacattttcctttatatGATTCACCATCAGCCAACATGCTAACTCATTAGTGGCTTTATCATATTTCTGTTTGATGGCGTAATAATATTTATGTACAGATTCACTGAGCTGTGCAAGCACTAGTAAATGGATGTCACGTTTTAAAGTTTTATAAGCCTGTTTCTAGTACATACTGATCTCCTGTTTTAAACATCAAGAAGAGAAATATAACCACATCATTACAATAACACACAATTATGCAAACCTCACTACAAGTATAAGTATATAGCCATTTACACAAAACAGGGGGTCTTATTTCTCAAGCCTGTTGCTATGGCCAACCCCAAGTGACCCAGATGCTGTGCTGAGTAAAAGTCCTAGAAGATTAGTTTCTtctgattttagaaaaaatatttcatctgtcaAACTCAAAGCAATGCATTGCACTGCCTTTGCAGTTTACAGagcaaggcaaagaaaattTGATTGACCATAGGCGGTGCTCAGCTCCTGGCTGACCTTCCCCTGAGGGGCAGCAGCCCTTGGAGCACCCTGACACATAGTGCCCACCGTCCTTTATACCTGATGAAAGGCAGTAATAGGCAATTAAGTTTCCAAAATCTGAAATATCACCGTTACTAATGTGCCTGTTCATTGGTGCAAAGGTGTAAAATGACATCAGTTATTAGCAAGGCAGTAGCCAAACACTAGCACAACTCAACAGAGCACCTTTGCTGTTGTTTGGAcgtgaaaaaacccaaacttggggctttcttcccactgctgtgACTTCCCATCATCAGAGATGCtggaaaaacactttttctacCCATTGAGTATTTGTTATGCTTTGAAATGGTTTTTGATCTGAGCTGAAGCAAAATCCTCAGCAGTTCAGAGGTTGTCACAGAATGGCATTTAGAAATAATTGTTTGTTGTACTTCAG
Protein-coding sequences here:
- the TUNAR gene encoding protein TUNAR — translated: MLCASHLFLMHCMVILKGRIKKLATKMVITSGNEEDKGSQEKESKEETILAMLGIIGTILNLIVIIFVYIYTTL